Genomic DNA from Hordeum vulgare subsp. vulgare chromosome 2H, MorexV3_pseudomolecules_assembly, whole genome shotgun sequence:
agttagaaaaataatagaactatagttaaactagtttatttttagtaagtactactttattttatttatagtaagtgcttcatatatagttgaactagttagtggatttaataaactactttattttactatatatagaagtaatttgtttttagtaagtactactttatttatttatagtaagagcttagtagttgaactagttgatttaattaataaaactactttatttaactatatatagaagtagttcccgcatcaacgtcgacttgttgttatatataatcgtgacacactttatataactatgtatgatgatgattaattagtaggacttgttgttatatatgatgatgcatgatgcgagcatgaagagttactatatatagatgttcaattctttcgatatatatagtgtgtcacgattatattgttgtttacacacatttaccatattaaaacaggaattgtcTGATGATGGATAttgcgagtgtgaatattgcggcgactctcggggtatgtgcgacatgcctcacctgcgagacgataggttcttcagcatgaagcttgacgagaacggcgatatgtacctcccttgccatgcaagaacatatgtgttggagaggctcggttttgaagaccacgagagaattgagacgaggagcgctaagctgaggactatacatggtcacacatttgttatccaagtatttaattcagtttttcgaacagaatttgggtgcccaaagtgggaagatctttgcaaggcatatggatttcagaagggaatggaaatcacattcgatcttcgtcctgaagataatatgccagacaacatcgacatttgggtggttgtggatgatatgcttcctgttttacctccatgtgagtttctcaactatatttgtcaagtaatttgcatttatatttataaatagttggtgtagtcaacctgttttcctctcgtaatttacatgtcatgtggtgttcatcgtctattaaaactttggccacacgttgcaggttcctagttattggaccatagttataattatatcatgttacatgttgtacgaacaacaacaacaacccaaattgtcctttgaatgatcgtagcacatgtgggcgttttgaatggtttatataatgcccacatcttgtggacaattacaaaatttctaagtatttttgaaacattaaattattacaaaatttgggtcgttgtcgatgatatgcttccggttttacctccatgtgaagtaacttgcatttatatttagaaatagttggtgttcatctatatactaaTTTTGTTAAATTAttatttacagcttatttcgttgcttcgactgaattacgaaaattaattgacacgacacactacacgtatggatcacatctaacttgggaggaaaaggatgatcttctccactttcttgttgctggtgttctggcttctagggataccttcccgtatcattttggaattggccaaaattattcattttacatgccactagcgcataggttgagtccagatgacattcgccgaaatgtcttggtgttgattacattgctaactaagttattattatgttcttcaacaacaaccaccacatgatttagtgcctccgttaatggacccagaaggtcaaatgagaattagaagcccgctgagggctgagttctatgctccatacttgattaacttcaaatcaagataaaaaagactccaaattgaagcatggagagaaataaagaaggttcgcaagccacaagctggagaccgttggatctctgtgattcatcatggagccataggtcttattctgttttatgacattatatctaagagcgaggactaggtcttatgagagataagttattctagtttatattattacttgacatgatcgattaattaggatgcatgatgcatatgatgactatatatatatattatgatgtttctctgttttattttatgtgtatcatatgataacttggtatatgattaagttgatgatgagttgttagatgatcgattagaatactattgccattcgacgaaaatgatatgaaatgatatagtgtaaaaaagatgcatatatatgcatgtaactcgtgtctacattttgtaaatatgttcgacaaggatgaccaagcacggagatatataagagatGACACTTTTctctgttagctagctaataacaacctaaattaacccctaaaccagccactttaaaaaaaaacctcagctccagccaggtgctgacgcgtgtatgccttttggtcccggttggtgtcatcaaccgggactaaagacccccctgcctggcctggccgtagcggccacgtggaggtccatctgtcccggttcgtgtaagaaccgggactaaaggcaaatggcattagtaacgacctttttgtcccggttccgaaaccgggacagaaggtccttatgaaccgggacaaaaggtcctttttctactagtgcgacTCTTATAAAATATATTGAATTCGATGAAGTTGAATTATGCTTTATTCATGTTTTCATTAAGAGGAAAGGCTAAAGAATGTCTATTAGCATTACCTAAAGGATCCATTATACCTTGAAATATTTGTTGCAGTATGTTCATGACTAAATATTCTTCTGCTTGCAAAATCATGCATCTACATGCTAATATTACAATGTTCAAAGCGGAAAGACCACAAGCCAGGAGCACTTctgtgggaacgtatgaaataagCTGTTAGGAACTGTCCTAACCATGGCATAGAAGAATGGCTAATTATCCTCATTTATAACACTTTAAATCATTTATCAAAGAAAATGCTTGCCACTGTTGCAGGAGGGACTATTGTGGAAAAACAAGTTGCGAAAGTAAATAAACTCCTAGACCATAtaccccctccgttcctaaatataagttttataAAATTCAATACGAATTATATATGGATGTATATTGATATatttttaaagtgtagattcacttattttgctccgtatgtagcctATTTTAAGAATGttttaaaaatacttatatttaggaacggagggagtacaagataATCATGCTCGGTGGCATGTTGATATCTTCAAATGGATGCATGTTCACTTTGATATCCTCCATTTTGTAAGTAGAAGCACCTAAACATGGAAACAGTTGTCTGGTATCACAAGAAACAACTGAGAATAAGGTCTACTGATATTCAAAATAGAAATTCTATATAATCAGTGTGCTCGAAGCATAGTGAGCTCTGTGTATTCAAGAAATAAATGGCTTTTGAAAATGATACTAAGTACTAACGTCGATTATCATGGTAAAATACTGTGTGAATTCATCTCCTTATACTACAATGTTTCGTGTTAATATAGCAAGCACAGTTAATAAAGGCGCAAATTAGTCAGGTTGTTGTTCTGACCGAAGGCCTCATTTAGCTGGACAAATCCCATGAGAAATCCTCATTTAGTAATACCGAGAAAAGCAGAAGTATCTTCAAGGCTTCAATTGATGGGCATAAACTTGATTCCATGACTACCCTATCACAAAATCCAAAAGAGCAAACAAGAAAAGGACGTACTAGTTATCTACAGGTAGGCAGTCGGGCTCGTCGCACCCCTGCCGCCTGACGTCGGCATGAATGCCAGCGCCAGGAGCATCACCAGCATTGCCACTGGCACGAGCATAAGCATCGACGGCGGCGGAGGCAGCGGCGGCAGGACGAGCGGGAGGATCACCAGCGACGCGGTGACGAACATGAGCACGAGGAACGTAAAGTACTTGCCGAAGAAGCTATCGCTGCAGCTGCAACGACCGGGATCCTCCTCTCTTCTGTACCCTGCTTTCTGTTGGAACGGCAGAACCATCGGCgccgatggcgacgacgacgtgcTTCCGGCGGCACCTGCTCCGCCTCTGCCGCTCTCCATGTCGTCTGCTGGCGTAGATGCGTTGCACTTGAGGCTACTGCTGATCAGCTCTTGGATGTCCTCCGACTCCGAAGATTCATTTCTTGCGCTCAAGAACATGAGGAGCTACCATGGAttttgacacctctctctctgcTCTTTCCGTGAAGATCGAGTCTTCTTAAAGTGGAAGATAGTGCAGTGCTAGAGCTTTGAGTTGAAGCAGCTTTGGTAGCTCAGAATTCTTTGCTGAATCAGATCAGATCTGGCAATCTACAAACCCTGTGGATTGTTGCGAAAAAGGATAGCTTATCAGCATGTGAAGCAATAGAGCTAATGACCAGCAGTCTTTTCCTTGCGTAAGCTTTACGTGTATACCTAGGTTCCGTCCTACCACTACATTTCAAGAAGAAAAGTCTGTAAAGCCATAGAAAAAGGGAGGAAAACATCATAAAAGTAGACAAAATGGCATTCCTTGTTCTTTCAGAAAAGGGACCCAGCTCCTAATTTTTCCTAGGGCTAAACAGGACGAAATGAGTACCCCAAAGATCCAATTCCCAACAACACAACCATTACTAATTACATCTAGCTAGTACCTGGGAAAGAATCCATAACTAATATATACAGGACAAAAATAGCAATCAAATAAATATACTAGCTCATCTGTGAGACCGCCGAGTGGTACAATCCAAAGCATGCAATTACTGATTACGAGCTTAATTTCGCCCACATGTGTAAGTAAGCAAGGTACGTGCACACCGACAGAAGTAGATATACGATCACATGCATATATAGCCAGATGTCAACGTAGAAATCGAAGCATGTGACTACCTGGTGAAACCGATGGCACATGAGCTAGCATCTTTTCCTGGGCATCAAGCTTGGTATGCACATCAGCAGTACTCCAGCACCGACCGGGGCTTTTGACGATCACTCGTTCATGGACTGAGAGATGCAGACAGGCAGACGGTAGAAGGAAGAAAAAGATAGAAGGCGGGGATAGGGAGGGATGGCAGGGGGGCTGGATGCAGTGCATCCAGCCAGCCAGAGCCAGGGGTATTAGTCATCGCGTCCCATGCAAGTTGTGGCGATGGTGGGGGAGTATTATATGGAGGAGGGGATGGAAAGGAAGAGGGGTTCGTCTCCCCTGGCCGTCCTCGCTGCCCTCGTACGTGTTT
This window encodes:
- the LOC123430328 gene encoding protein AUXIN-REGULATED GENE INVOLVED IN ORGAN SIZE-like — translated: MFLSARNESSESEDIQELISSSLKCNASTPADDMESGRGGAGAAGSTSSSPSAPMVLPFQQKAGYRREEDPGRCSCSDSFFGKYFTFLVLMFVTASLVILPLVLPPLPPPPSMLMLVPVAMLVMLLALAFMPTSGGRGATSPTAYL